The Triplophysa dalaica isolate WHDGS20190420 chromosome 20, ASM1584641v1, whole genome shotgun sequence genome segment TCTCGTTAGTTCACTGTGGATGTTCAGGCTTTCTTGCATCTGGCGACATTTTTCACTTATCTCCAGCATCAACTCATGGTTAAAGTGATACTGGTTGGATGGTAGATCCACAGATGATTTCACCGGAACAATTAAATCCTCCGTAGTAGATGACCCTTGAACCCCGGATGAAGTTACGACTTCGCTGTTGTCTGTTAAAATGACCTCAGGTATATTTTTGATGGCCTCCGAGATCTCTTCCAAAACACTGCTCCAAGTTTCCGTACCATCACCCCTCAGTACATCTTCCGTGTAGAAATCTGTTTAGACGTAGTACAAAATATAGAACCATATTAGTACtccataaaacatatttacaaatcctaaataaataatagctaaatagtcacacttaccaACTGCTTGAATAGCTTGCTGGGGAACGTTTTGATCCGCTGGTATCGAATTTATAGCGACACGTCTGCGTTTTCGACTGAGCCTGTTAACCGGACTCGGAGAAATTGAAGACGTTGTTGGATTCGCAAACCCTGGTTGTGTAACAAATGCTACATTATCAACCCCggggaaagaaaaataaagaacaagatagtttttttttttttttttttcattttcaaactgattttagacaatatatattttatttatttttctcagaaAAGAGATGTTACATAAAGTATACCTTGCAAATCGCTGTGTGCAGCACTTGTTTGAGGGGCATCAGTATTTactatattgaaataaaaatatatcaaattttaAACATCACACATAGATACAAACGTAAAAGAATAcgactttttattttgaagataaAACATAGCCTACCTTGCAAATTGCTATTAGCATTATCGCTTTGAACTGCGGCAGTAATCAATTCAGCATTTACTATatagaattaaaaataaaaccaaatataaataaaacatttataaatctaCCATTTTTCGAAAATAATAGTATATCGAGATGAAATAATACTCACAAAGCAGATCAATTTGGTCAAATGCTGCTGCTTCCGCAGATCCTGCATCGTACACAGAGATTATTTAAATCCTGTTAAACGTTAAAGTTAAACaaataagtatatttaacaAGGAAACTACcttaataaatgtaactttactTACCAACTAGATTCgaagtcattgttttaaaatatgtgtagaGTAGAGTCTTCGTCGGGGGCCGATGTTGCAATGTATTCTAAAAGCGCGCGAAGGCCTAATGAATGAAGGAGGAGGGCAGTAACTCCCCCTGATGTGATTTGTATATTTGCATGAATACCAAGAACCTCCCTAATTTACTTTATGACTTTTAatagtaaaaacaaaatgacgACCGTTGCTCCATATGCATGGGAGCCACAAGGGGGCAGTAGAATATCATGCATgatgaatagaaaaaaaaattggtttaatTAATCTTTGACTTAACCCATGGACGCTAAACCTGTACCATCGCACATTTATCGCTTAACATACATATTACATTGTGAACCATTCTTAAATGAACGGGAATAAAACATGTCGGGACATATCCTTTAATTAAAAGGTATATCATTGTACATTGATTGGGGGGGGAGATCATCCTTCTTATCAAAGTCTCAAACGCTTTCACCATTTTAGAGATAAAAGACTTAAACTTGGAACCCTCTCATTTCTTAAGAGataacatcacacacagatattTAATTGAAAACTCTCTATATTATAAAACGTAATCACAGCTTACAGACTTTATGTTATGTTACGCATCAGGACTCATTGCCAAACTCCAGTgttataaatacagaatacaaccCTAAGAATAACAGAAAACCTCAGCCTTTGATCACCaagtcataaaaacacacaattataaaCTCTGTTCGTGTCATCTTGATAAGAAAGACAGACCCCTAGCTTCATGCAGTGTTTTAGAGACATATAAGTTTGCCATACTGTGAGGGTTAGAGATATTGAAGATAGAGCCAGGAACCAGAAAAAACCCGGCCTTTGATTACAAAGTCATAAAAACACCCAATTATAAAGTTTGTTTGGTACATGTTGATAAGAAAGACAGACCGCTAGTTTCATGCTGTTTTGAGACACACACCCGCTGTTAGTCTAGCCATAAGAAACCAACATTTGTCAGAGGGTGTGGGGGTCATGTAGACAGGACATGAACCAGGCATCAgaacaaaaacttttaaactACTCTTAGAAGAACCATCACTCCGCAtaacacaatttaatttactctctctccctctctaatATACAATGCATCCACATCAGACTGATTTCACACCATGTTTTTTGCTTGTTAAAAGATCTAGTGTGAATGGGAGGGAGGGGTACTCAGGTAATGATGGGGGACAAAGAAAACTCACAACATTAACCCGTAGTTCATCTCCATTTGAGCATCTGACTGCAAACGACCCACCCCAACAAAACACGggtattttctttttaaaaacttaaaaagctGACTATTTTAAACTAGCAGATAACCccgaaaaaaaaaagaaaaaaaacccCGAAAAACCCCATCATCTGATTACAAAGTCATAAAAACACCCAAGTATAAAGTTTGTATGGTACATGTTGATAAGAAAGACAGACCCCTAGACTTCATGCTGTTCTGAGACACACACCCGCTGTGAGTCTAGCCATAAGAAGCCAACATTTGTCATATGGTGTGGGGTTCATATAGAAAGTACATGAGACATGCAgaacaaaaacttttaaactACTCTTAGAAGAACCATCACTCCGCAtaacacaatttaatttactctctctccctctctaatATACAATGCATCCACATCACACTGATTTCACACCATGTTTTTTGCATGTTAAAAGATCTAGTGCGGATGGGAGGGAGGGGTACTCAGGTAACGAGGGGGGACAAAGAAACTCACAACATTAACCCGTAGTTCATCTCCATTTGAACATCTGACTGCAAACGACTCACCCCCACAAAACACAGGGtatgttcttttaaaaacttaaaaccttacttcaaaatatttaatcttatttcagttaaacacTATTTAGCTAGCATCAGTTCTTATTAATTTTTTAACTCCTTTTATGTCATTTCATCCATAGAGATTATGGTCAAAGACCATTCATTCTGAAAAAagttcataatgttttaaaaaagttatttttaagcttaaaaatctCAACCTgactattttgtcttatttatttgttcactatatatctattttattaaacatgctTCTTGTATTCTTTAACTCTTTATTGCCCTCATTCACAGGAGTTCAATGTTTGGTCAATGACATCCTGTGAAGGGGGGGTGTGTGACAGCGAGGtctggacattacaaacatcttttatgatcatcaacaaaggtcataaatgtacacacgttGCACGATCAAAgggggtcataatcataaaacacagcagggggccataaattagggggtcaaacgaggtcataatcataaaaacacagcagggggccataaatttgggtaataaatcacaatt includes the following:
- the LOC130409558 gene encoding uncharacterized protein LOC130409558: MTSNLVGSAEAAAFDQIDLLLNTDAPQTSAAHSDLQAFVTQPGFANPTTSSISPSPVNRLSRKRRRVAINSIPADQNVPQQAIQAVDFYTEDVLRGDGTETWSSVLEEISEAIKNIPEVILTDNSEVVTSSGVQGSSTTEDLIVPVKSSVDLPSNQYHFNHELMLEISEKCRQMQESLNIHSELTRRMYGCIDTLLSNSAEQGSLNRVLLERTDNLEGTLQRSVQSHENERHNRQLMVRLLANLNRAILHNGRL